Below is a genomic region from Heptranchias perlo isolate sHepPer1 chromosome 26, sHepPer1.hap1, whole genome shotgun sequence.
tttcgaagaagagcaggggagttttcccagtgtcctggctaatatttatccctcaaacaacaccattaaaacagattatctggtcatttatttcattgctggtcgtgggatcttgcagtgcgtaaattggctgtcacgtttcctacattacaacagtgactacacctcaaaagtacttaactgactgtaaagcgctttgggatgccctgaggtcatgaaaggccctttataaatgcaagttctttattcttTAATCAAAAAACTCCCTGAATGTCAAAAAGCCAAGAGAATTCATAATTTTACGTCAAACGTATTTGATAAATTCTGAAGCGAAATTGTCCTGGCTCTGTTTTTCCCTTCCACCCCACCTTAGCCAAGATGGCCTTGAGCTTTTCCATTCTCGTtccccactcccaccactctgccactgtttcaaaaaaaaaaactgtCCACAAACCAAACCAACTCAACTCAACATGTGGAAAAAGCATCTTACCATCAGTCTTCAAAGCTGCTACTAACATCTCTATGCATTTGTCTCGGATGGATTCTCCAGTTgaaaggaaaggagggagaatggTTGGTGTGAAGAAGGTAGGACTGGCCGGGGTAGAAGGTGATTCCATCTTTCCTTTACTGCCACCTCCACTGTTAAAACAGTAGCACGCGTCAGGCGAGTAAATTACTGGAAGTTCAACCTGGAGGGGCAGTCTACATAAAAACCCAAAGTATCCCCAAAAAAACCTTCATTACTATGATCAACAGGCATCATTTGCTGGGCTGTTACTATGGGGACAAAGTTACAAATCCTCCATCAAGGGGAAAAACTGAGTTGCCAAAGGCTCATGTACATTGGGGTCTTGGTCTATAATCAGCAAAATCTTTGCTCCAAAGCAGTAAAACCAGTGGGTTTTGCGTTCAAATCTACTTTGCACATTAGGGGCCATTCATCAGGAGTTGGCTGTGACATCAAATATTGTAGGAAGGGATAACAGGCAGTATGGTTAGCTGAGCATAGAGCATTTGTGAGGGGCGTCCTTAAGTCCAGCCAACCCCTTCTTCTTGGCTTTTGGTGACATAAGGCTTTGCATATGGCAAGAGGCCTTAAAAGAGGGGAAAGTATAAAGGGATACATTGTGCAAATGATGCCTTGTCTAACCAATAGCTACCACATGTAGTTCATCCCCATCTATCAACATTCTTGGTTTCACTACTACTTTGTGTTCAGATGAAGCTTCCTTGACTCCCCCATTGCCAATGCTATctgaaagaacataggaacaggactaggccattcagcccctcgagcctggtacaAGTACTGACTGAACTAAGCAAGTTTGATCACAACTGTTGCTCACTACATCCTCAGTACTTTGAAACCAAGATCCATTACATACACAGTCTCctattctaactcattctttcccaggaactCAAAATTGTGGAGCtccttacctctctctctctctctttctttctttccttcctccaaCTATTTTGAAGTCTTCAAAACTGAAGCTTCACATCATCTAACCACTACTTTCTGATTTACTTCATGTTCTACTTTACTTTCCAACCTTGCTGTTGTCCTACATTATGATCCAAGGCcctgaataataaaaataaatatagCAAGTATCTAACCTTTCTTCTTTCATATTATCTGCTGAATTTCTTCGAGCTGGTGATGCCGCTGTTGGTGATTTGCTGCTGAATGAATCTCTCCTAcaatacagaaaaaaaaaaggGTTTTAGGatatgtttttgtgactggaagcctgtggccagtggggtaccacagggatcggtgctgggtcccttgctgtttgtggtctacattaatgacttggatatgaatgtaaaaggtatgatcagtaagttcgctgatgatacaaagattggtagggtggtaaatagcgaggagcatagcctcagtctgcaggacgatatagatgggttggtcagatgggtggaacagtggcaaatggaatttaaccctgaaaagtgcgaggtgatgcactttggagggactaacaaggcaagggaatacacaatgaatgggaggaccctaggcaagacagagggtcagagggatcttggtgtgcaagttcacagatccctgaaggcggcggaacaggtagataaggtggtaaagaaggcatatgggatacttgcctttattagccgaggcatagaatataagagcaaggaggttatgatggagctgtataaaacactggttaggccacagctggagtactgtgtgcagttctggtcgccacactacaggaaggatgtgatcgctttggagagggtgcagaagagattcaccaggatgttaccagggatggagtgcttcagctatgaagagagactgggaagattgggtttgttttccttggagcagaggaggctgaggggggacatgattgaggtgtacaaaattatgaggggcacagataggatggatactaaggagctttttcccttcgttgagggttctataacaaggggacatagattcaaggtaaaaggcgggaggtttagaggggatttgagaaagaactttttcacccagagggtggttggagtctggaactcactgtctgaaagggttgtggaggcaggaaccctcacaacattcaagaagcatttggatgagcacttgaaatgccatagcatacaaggctacggaccaaatgctggaatatgggattagagtagacagggctgatggccggcgcggacacgatgggccgaagggcctctatccgtgctgtataactctatgactctaactctatTTCATTTTGCCTAGTTAACGGTGCTATATATACGTACCACAAAATGTCAGGGATGCGAAActacagttatgaggagagacttgagatactgggaccatTTCCATTGGACCGGGGAACGtgaaaaggagatttaataaagatttttaaaataaagggtTTTTAATAGAACAATTAgaggaaaaattatttcctcatggttagggagtcagtgacgaagggtcatcaatttaaaatggtcactaaGAGTGCGTAGAGagttaagagaaatttcttcacacagagggttgttggagcatgaaatgctttgccacagggaggggttgaggcagagatcattgtgtcttttaagggaaaactggataaatatttggaacagAGAAAGATACGGGGGTACGAAGAGTTAAGTGGGAGGGTGGGAtttcatagaaggaggccattcagcccatcttgtctgggccggctctttgaaagagctatctacttgcctgctcattccccatagccctgaaaatttctccccttcaaatatttatccaattcccttttgaaagttactattgaatctgcttccaccgcccttccaggcagcgcattccagatcataacaactcgctgcgtaaaaacatttcacttcatctcacctctggttcttttgccaattaccttaaatctgtatcctctggttaccgaccctcctgccactggaaacagtttctccctatttaatctatcaaaaccattcatgattttaaacacaaatcaaatctccccttaaccttctctgttcagagaacaatcccagcttctccagtctctccacataactgaagtccctcatccctggtaccattctcttAAAATCTCCTCTACGTTAATTTTGGATACTTCTGGCATGGAGCTAGCACCGACACGATGAGCCTCTTTCAATGCTATAAACATCTATTGTTGTAAGAAGCAATAAAATGAATAGACATTCCCCTTTAAGATTTACAGCTGGTTGGCAACTGAAGTTATGTACTGACCAAGATACAATATTTGCCATTCACTCAGACATCTTTAAGCAAACAATATTTCTTACATTAACCCAGATTTAGCCATTTACATTCAAGTTATGCCTGTGTTCACAAGTTCAAGTCTGTTAGTTGGCAGTAATATGCAACAAGTAGGGACAGGTGAGTACTGGAATTTACTGCTCTGGTCTTGTCTGGAAATTTATGTTATTCATTTCCCAGTGGTATGTTTCTGGTCCAAATGCCATTAAAGTGGGTGTAAAACAGTACAAGAGTTGGATTGTGACCTTGTGGCTGTGTCTTTGGTCCCACTGTTCTCAGTACAAAGAAGGGACTAGTAGGTTTTGTTGATTATAGGTTTTCGGAAGAGGGGGAAAAGGTCCTTATGGAACACGTCACATCAGGGAGCGACAAAGTACCTGTTTTCTCTTCTGGTGTAACGGAAATGAACGGGAACTTGCCTCCCAGATTGACTGATGGGAATGGCGGTGTGTTCTTTGGTACTATCCCCTAAGGCCAGGGAGCTCCATAGTGTGGtttctggtctgtactgagttagctgatctcagccaggatacgGCTAGGGGAGCAAGAACTACTGAAGGGAGTCAAACGATCAGCCAGTGATCCTGCCCCCGATCACCATTTCGTGACCCCCCAGCTGCATAATACAGTGCAAGGACAGCAGGCAAAGACAGAATTAGACTGCAGTGGTGCTTTCCACAATCGATCAACCTGCAgacactcactgcctaggctaAGATATGAAAgatggtcacttggatgaggtatcaCAAGATGACAGCATCAGTGGGACCCTGCACTAGGaagagtcaacatcttcaggagaggggaaaattggggaagaagaattttttttttaaaaagcctgttcACGATGGATTAGGCTTCCATTTCTATTCTGCTCATGGGAAACAACAAGACAGTTACCTATCATTTATCTTATCTGCTGAAACTCTCCTTGGCAGATCCAAGATGATTGGTGGTGATTTGCTGAATGAATCTCTCCTGTGATAGAAAAGAAGAGTGTTTTAGAACCTTTTCAGTGTGAATCATTCCTCCTGCTCAGAAATTTGATGTTATCACTGTATAATATTCACTGCTTTCCAGAAACCCTCTCATCCATCCAAAAAGAAACTGTGTGAGAATTGTGTGGATTAACATCAATGTCCACAAGATCCACAGCAAAGCTCCGTAAACCCTGAAAGATGTCACAGGCAGCCTGCAAACTCGACAACAATGTTAATTTTAATCAAACTAATCTTCGTGGAAGGGCCAATGTCCATGATCTAGTGAATTTTCACTCCCACCCGAGACTTTACCCTTGGCATCATTGTCTAGTGACACTCTGCAAGTGGGACCACTTATCTGAAGTCATTGAACAGATGATTCCCTCATCTCCTCCTTTAATGCTTCTTTCTTTGATTCAACCAATGCCAAATTTTGGAAACCAGTCATTTAAACGACTAACAACACACCTGCCTCAGGCACTCCTGATGGCTTGTCACTGGATGGTCGGGGTGGGTTTAATGCACCTCCTGAATGTAGAATggtgccatacagaccagaagagtTCTAGGTTTAATTTGGAATTTGTTTATCTCAGCCATGCCTGAAGTAGGGGTGCAGTTAGAGGCGTAGGGTTGGCCTATGTAATTCATCGTATATAATTCTCTTGTGCAACTCTCACTTCCTtcccctcaccattggcggccgtgccttcagccgtctaggccctaagctctggaattccctccatgaacccctccgcctctctctctcctcttttaagacgctccttaaaacctacctctttgaccaagcttttggtcacctgtcctaatatctcgctCTTTGGCTAGGCgacaatttttgcctgattacgctcctgtgaagcgccttgggacgttttatcacgctaaagatgctatataaatgcaagttggtgttattGTATGTAAGGCACTGTAAGATGGTTCGGAGAGAGCTGATAAAACGCTATGTAAAATGGAAATCTCACTTTCTTTCTCAGAGGCGTTTGGCTAGGGATCAAGAGATCACAGTCCAGTGGCTCCTGCTGAAAGTTCAAGTGAGGTCAAGATAGATCGCCTCTAATGTCCCCCATCAatactcattgtctaggctcacatgtaAAGGACAGCCAGAGGGTTGCCAGTGCCTATGAAACCCCAGAATAAGTCAGTGCCATCAGGATAgctggagagggggaaacaaaggCTGCTTGTACATGCAAAGCACCAACAAATCCTGGAAACGAGTCATTAAACTAATGAGCAGATTTTGTTTCATCGATGTTAACTATTTGGTTTGCTATTTACATGTACAGATCATATGCTGGAAGAACTAGTGAGCATCGAGGTACGTCAACAACAAAACATTTGCAAGTAAGGAGACTGGAATCATGGCTTGCCACAATCACCGAATAAATTCAATCTAGCCAAGAAAAAAGACTGTCAATTTCATTTAAATAGAGAACACATCACAGAAAGACTCCACCTCAGCAATATTGCAGGGAATAAAGTGTTTCAATTGAACACAACttcaattagtttttttttaaaagaacgcaTTCAGTTTTGAATAGTTTAAAGGCATACCCCCGTCATGAAAAAAGGTCTTTGACAAACTTTTTTGCCATGCATTGGGGAAGAATGAGAGCCTTACTTCACTGACATCTCTATGGAAGTCATACATGAGTCAAGTGATGGTGCGTTTTAGCAAGATTGGCATCATTGCGCTATTCCTTCATAAAAAATAAAGGTTTGTCAAATAGTTCTTCAAGGAGACTCTGCCCTTTAATAAAACGATGGAGCGTGCCCTACCTCTCCTCTTTGTCTGTGGAGTTCTTTCTGGGAGCAGGTGAAAGAGTGGCTGGTGACATAGAGCTCGAGGAGTCTCTCCTGCAAAGTAATgctttgtgttaatgtttaatgtttTTAATGCATTTAACCAGAACGGCAACGAGGAGATTAACTATCTCACCAGCGGCCCCAGGATCCCAATTGTACCTGGATGAGTAACTCATCTGTAGTACGGGTAAGGGTCAAAAGTCATTATCCCACCTGTGACGTTCCTGTTTCCCATCCATGGAGTTCTTCCTTGACGTGGGGGAGGCCGTCGGTGAGGACTTGGAGCTGAACGAATCTCGCCTAGATATCAAAATCAGAATCAAAACTATTGGTGGgatggagggaaagaaagaaaacagaCTTTCATTCATAGAgaaccttttatgacctcaggatatcccaaagtgctttacacccaatgaagtacatttgtaatgtaggaaatgtggcagctaatttgcacacagcaaggttccacaaacagcaatgaaataaatgaccagataatctgttcatagtttttttttattcgttcatgggatgtgggcgtcgctgacgagaccagcatttattgcccatccctaattgccctcgagaaggtggtggtgagccgccgcctagtatcatagtaggtacagcacaggaggaggccaatcggccagctctttgaaagagctatccagttagtcccattcccctgctctttccccatagccctgtaaatgttttcccttcatgtattagtggtgttggttgaggggtaaatatcggccagggcaccggggagaactcccctacactTCTTTAAAATAATGCCGCGGGATCTTTCTTGGccatgagagagcagacggggcctcggtttaacgtctcatccaaaagacagcacctccaacagtgcagcactccctcagtactggcacccagagtgtcagccgagattatgggctcaagtctctggaataagattcgaacccacgactttctgactcaaagacgagagtgctacccactgagccacagctgacacttgctAAGTACACAGTGCTGGAAAGAGCTTATTTGTTTTCAGTGCTCCAACCTACGCATCTGGGGAAAACTTTTACTTTAGAACATACTCAAGGCATTGCTGCATTAATCAGATCATTATAGTACAGGATGGTGACCTGGTTCCTTACCTCTCCACATGTTTCTCTTTTGAATGTTTGCGAGGTGCTAGTGACACTGGTGATACTGCTGGTGACTTATCTTTCTTCTCACCCTCTTTCTCAGCTGGTTTCTCAGTCTTCTGATCAACTGGAATTTCAGAGACTGAAAGAGAAAAAGCATTTTCAATATGTTCGGTTCCTTCCTGGTGCTCACAGTGAACCCACAGTAATTAGTAGGACCAGTTACATTAGTAAGTAATATTAAGACAGACGAATGGCATTCCCTACAATGAGTTGATGTTGATAAAGTTGTTCTTTTTACGTACAGGATGTTATCAGAATTGGGGCagagagacttcagaaactcaTTCAAGAGTCACCTAGTGGACAGAGCCTGCAACtacattgtgacagttgacaCTGCAAAATGTTGACAGAAAAATGCGACCAATCATCATGGCAACAGGAAGTAAAACTTCTGGAGAGGGGGTGCACAATTACTGAAAGTTATAATTTTTGGAATAATCTGTTTAGGGAGGGGTGTGGCATTAGGGACATTCAAAAAGCAGCTGGATACacgggaacaggagtgggccattcaattagattatggctgatctgtatcttaactccatctacctgccttggttcataacccttaatacccttacccaacaaaaatctatcaatctcaattttgaaattttcaattgacccccagcctcaacagcatttttggggagagagttccagatttccactcccctttgtgtgaagaagtgcttcctgacatcacccctgaacagcctagctctaattttgaggttatgtccccttgttctggaacccCGGCCCCCTCACTccacaaaggaaatagtttctctctatctaccctatcaactcctcaacttgatcaccccttaattttctatactcaagggaatacacctGAATCACCAGATGGGATCTGGGTTTATTGTTTCATCAAACAattcagcattccctcagtattgcactgcagtgtcagtgaGCGCTGCATTATCCTCTTATGAAGAGGAATCAAAATCTTCTGCTCTTGCCGGTATCTGAATATCTCCCACTTTTTCTCCACTTATGAAAGTTTCAGATTACCTCAATGTAATTTTAACTAAGTCATTACATGTACGTCAGTGCATCGTGTCTTTATGTACAGCTTACTGCGTCCTTACATTTGCATTAGTGCATTGTATTTTCATGTACACTAGTGTATTGTGTCATTAAAGATTCAGCCATGCAACAGCACGTCACTTACGACCAGTTTATACGACAACCAAAAAACAACACTCTACACATTTACTGACCTCCATGGGTGGCTGATTGCTCAAACGAAGTCGCAGCCTGCGGCAGCTCACATCAAAGGCATAGCTGTATACTTTTAGCTCAAGCACGCAGTGCCTCCAGCACCGCAAGGGAAACAGTACATCTTGAAATGattaggttagatgaagtaaggtgggaggaagctcgtgtggagcataaacaccggcatggaccaattgggctgatggcctgtttctgtgctgtaaattccatgtaagatGGTACTGCTGGAAATATCAGCACCACCTCAAGCAGATTACATGGTCATCACGGAAGTGAGGGTTGCCATTGGTAGCAATGACAATAATATAAGCACAGCATCAAAGAGGGAGCTGTCCAATATTGGAGACTAATGGATTTACTGTGGGACTTGACGCACAGAAGTTAAGGCGGCTTTGGGTTGAAATCAGCTTTGAGATCTTAGTAAAAAGCCCGTTATTGTGTTTGAGTGGAATTTCTCTATCCGCTAATTCAACAAAGGCGCTAACACCTCAAAGATATATGGGTCAATACCTGTGTTAAAATGGCAGACAAAGAAATTTCTTACAAACATGATAACATGCCCATTACtagttttttctgtttttgttcttggggtgtgggcaacattggcaaggccacatttactgCCAGTCCCGAGTTACCCTGAGGTGGTAGTGGTGTTGGGGGTGCCtcgttgaaccactgcagtccttgtgacgATGGTGCACGCACTCCCGAGAAGGTGCGAGGGAAGGAACAGAACTGTAGGAAGCCAGGAAACGCTCACCGGCTAACCACAGCACAGCAACATACAAAAACAATGGGCAGGAAGAGACCACCTGgtccatcaatcctgccccacgcTGTCATAATGCCTGAAGCATCGCGATTAGACAACCCCCTACCCAACACCAGCCAtaaaatctcctgggagaggcaaaaaaacacaaacagataaaaacccatggCCAAGCAGGgtgggaaaaaaaaaggaaaattactCTCCGAACCCCACCCCCGCTCTGAAGCAATCGAAAACTAATCCAGGTGATCACACTGACAATGCTTATAGTGCCCAGTATTTCACCTCCCTTTTGTAAGACGTGGGGGTGAAACTGGCCGGGGACACAGAACAGGTGGAAACACTTTAGCCACCCATTATACCACACGCCccctattgacttcaatagaattgAACGGGTCtgatatcgggcggggagtgtaaCGGGCAGCTGATGCCGTACAGCCACTTTTGTGACCCCCGCCAcgacctctgccccagccaggaactggtccagctctcttttgaagcTTTACGCacggagtcagcactcaccacacATGCAGCAACTTGATATAAAAAGGTCCACTATCCTCTGAGGAAAGAAGAACCGTCGAACATCTAACCTAGCCCTACCCTTACATAACTTATACGCATGACCTCTGGTCTTCAGCAATCTATTAAATTGAAATAATCTAGCAATAGGAACATTAAAAGCAGTCCTTTaactattttatatacctctatcaaatcacccttaaGACAATGCATCTTTAAAGTGGATAGACCCAGCTTTTTAAATCTCTCAAGACTAACTAAAGTTTTCTGAGTTTTATTATGGCACTATTCgcagaagagtgggggagttctcccggtgtcctggccaatatttatccctcaaccaccactaaaaacagattatttggtcattttcacatttctgtttctgggatcttgctgtgcgcaaattggctgccgcgtttcctacattacaacagttggcTACACCACAAAAGtacttaaagcgctttgggatgtcctgaggttgtgaaaggcgctatataaatgcaagttctttctttctttaaactggGAATCATTCTTGTGGCCCTGCTCTGAACCTTTCCCATAGCCTCTACATAACCCACCAAAACTGGACGCAGtattctaaatgtggtctaaccaaggacgaCATTCCGGATTTGTCGGTGGCCTCGGTATGTCTGGATTTCCTCCGGGGGAAAAGAATTATTCCTGCAGCTCAAAACTGTGCCATGCTGATACGATGCTTTGTAAGGAAAGAGCTGAGGCTTGTTCTTGTAAACAAAATATATCTACAacagttacattacatagaatttacagcccagaaacaggccatttggtccaactctatgccggtgtttacgctccacacgagcctcctccctcccaacttcatctcaccctatcagcatatccttctattcctttcttcctcatgtactttccccttaaatgcatctatgttattcgcctcaactactccttgtggtagcgagttccacattctaaccactctctgggtttaaaaaaaagtttctcctgaattcctcattggattaaATATCTCATATTTATAacgtctagttttggattcctcacaagtggaaacatcttctctacgtctaccctatcgaacaccttcacaattttgaagacctccatcaggtcttcagccttcacttttctagggaaaagagcccccagcctgttccgcctttcctgataggttataacctctcagttctggtatcatcctcagtTCCTGCACTGAACACGGATTCACCTTACCGAGAAGCTTCTTCCAGGTTTTGATGAGGATTTTAGACAGTGCGACGACTTCCTCAGCTGCGC
It encodes:
- the tcea3 gene encoding transcription elongation factor A protein 3 → MGREENLIRIAKKLDKMVSRKNMDGALDLLQELRGMKMTLKLLQNTRIGMSVNSIRKHSAAEEVVALSKILIKTWKKLLVSEIPVDQKTEKPAEKEGEKKDKSPAVSPVSLAPRKHSKEKHVERRDSFSSKSSPTASPTSRKNSMDGKQERHRRDSSSSMSPATLSPAPRKNSTDKEERRDSFSKSPPIILDLPRRVSADKINDRRDSFSSKSPTAASPARRNSADNMKEESGGGSKGKMESPSTPASPTFFTPTILPPFLSTGESIRDKCIEMLVAALKTDDDYKDYGANCDKMGAEIEDYIYQEFQKTDMKYKNRVRSRISNLKDPKNPNLRKNVLAGAIDLLRLARMTAEEMASDELKELRSVMTQEAIREHQMAKTGGTHSSLLQCGKCKKKNCTYNQVQTRSADEPMTTFVLCNECGNRWKFC